Sequence from the Christiangramia fulva genome:
TACCTGTGAATTGCTCGGGGATGCCAAAGATTTTGACATTGTTGGTGATGTGAGTCAGAATGCAAAAATCCAGTTCAAGGTGCTCAGCACTTATGGCCGAGGCTTTTATTTGAAGCTTTATAACCGGGATGATGACAGTTTGTTATTAACCTGGTTTGGCGGTCCTGCCGGAACCACTACCGATAAGATAGTAACCCTTGACGGGGCCGGGCTTGGAAGGTACCGGGTGGAAATGTGCCTGAACAGTTGTAATGGTGATATATATATACAATCTACCGTTGAGCTTCGACTCTATAAAGATGATAATACTACACTGGGAGACAGTCACTTCAATCTGGTAAAATTCTACCAGTGCTAAAATTTTATGAACCTATAAGTTTCTTTTTTGTATATTGCATGTGTGTATGACTTCAGGAGCCTTATCCACTCTAAACGGATAATCACTTCACAGAGACTCGTCCACTAACGGACTTTCGCAGGAGGTATTGACACCTCAAAAACCTGTCATAATAAGCTAAAGTTTAATTTAAAACGCATTATTATGCCAAATGTTCAATGTAACGACACCGATGTGTTGTGCCCTGTGGATTGTGCAACGGCTGGAATACCTACCGTCAATTTTGATGACTGTTCTCCCGAGAATAACGAATCAGAGATTGAATGGATAGCTATTTCCCGTTCCGATTCCGACGACTTTGCAGATGTTGAGGATGCTACCGAATGGACTACCAGGATCGCTCAGACAGCCGCTGATCCGGCTCCAAGCCCTGATAACTCCATACGTATGATTCGCGTCATCGGTGATAAACCGGCACCCGAAGTTCAGAACAGAACAGTGTCCGGAGGTCGTCAAATCCAGACAGCCAAAAACCACACCCTGAATGTAGAGATCGATGAAACCAATAGTGATAACTATGAGTTTATCCGTTCTACTCAGTGTAACCCAACCTATAAGCTATGGTATATTACCAGAGCAGGTTTGGTGTATGGTGGTATTTGCGGCATCAAGGCACAAGCTATCTTCAACCTTATCCAGAACCGTGGTGATGGTGAGATTGAAAAATATGTTGGTACTGTCACCTGGAAAGATCGAATTGATCCACCACGCGCTAATTTCCCATTAGCAGGTGAAGTTAATTTCTAATTCACTTAATCTTTCCGGCAGATGACAATCGCTGATATCAAAGCAAAAATTACAGCCTGGATCAGGACTGGAATCCCCAACAATGTAAAGTCCTCTAACGTGAGGACTTTGCTTTCTTGGTTAGCCATTCGTGTAGATGTCCAGGAAACAGGCCGTTTAAGAATTATTAAAATATCTGGTAATACCTCCGAAGATCTTCAAAAAGGGGATAAAGTAACCGGAATTGTTGAAGACACCTTTATGTTCAACGGGGTATATCTGGGCGGGGACATTAACCTGCTTTCCAGTTATTCGGTAAACAACTACGCCACTATTGCCGACCTTTACCCTACCGATCGCTTACTGGAATCTTCCTATAAATGGAAGGAAAACTACACCTATACCGTTTTATGGGTCCGTTACGTAAAGAACGGGGTCATCAATCGCATCGATTTTAATCAGGATATTCCTTTGGATGCTCCCGATGCGCAAGACAGGATCGATAGAATTGTATTTAATATTGACACTCTTTCCCTTGAGGTGGTCAAAGGTGATCCTGCACCGGTACCAAGTCCTAAAGCTATAAATGAAAATCAAAAACAGATCACTTTCGTTCCGGTAAAAACTGGAACCACTCAGCCGGAAGGAGTGGGTGAAACGGTGGTTTATGCCGAGAATGCTCAGGAACTAGGCGGTGAATTTGATACCAGTGTTTCAGATGCTTCCATTGATCCTAATAACGCGGAAGATCCTGCAACCGGCTCTAAGGCTATCAAGTTCAACAATGTACCCAATCTGGCATACCTTGATCTTGATACAAGCACGGCTTTCAGCAATGCTGATGCCTCTCTTTTGGTGCTAAGCATTAAGTGTATCAACAATAAAAAACATAAACTGGCCATTGAGTTTAGAACTCAGGCCGGTACTTCATTAAGCTCTTTTAACCTTGAAGACGGTGTTCTTGGCTTTGACCGTTCCAATCTTACCGATTACCAGGTCATAGCCATTCCTCTGGATGGCCTCAGTATTACCAATTCAGACCGTATAAGAATTACCAATCTTACTACAGGCTCCAGCCTGTTTATTGATGACATTCTTATACAGAAAGGAACTCCTAACACTACCACCTCAGGCGCTTTTCTTCCTACCGGAGGTTTTGTTGGTACGGCCCAGGAATTAAAAGACCAAATAGATGCCATTGGAGCTAATCCAGGAGTAACTACCGTTACCGGTGACGGCGTGGATAATACCGATCCAGACAATCCGGTGCTTTCTTTTCCGAATGCTGATCAGGTAGATGACTCTTCAACTACAAATAAGTTTGTTACTCAGGCTGAGAAAGATAAGCTTGCCGCCATTAGCAACCCCATTCTTTTAAAAGGACAATGGGACCCGAATTCAGGTGCTTTTCCTTCGAACGTAAAAGCAGGATGGAGCTATATAGTTTCCGGTACCGCTACGGTAGACGGGATAGAATTTGGAATAAAAGACAGGATTATTGCCTTAGTAGATAATGCTTCCACAACCACCTATGCAGATAACTGGTTCCATGATGACTATAGTGATACGTCTTATCAATCTGAACTTACCACGGCAGGAACAAAGGCAACTCCTGTGGATGCCGATATTTTCGGGTATCTCAATTCTGCAGCTTCAAACATTCTGGTAAAGTTTACATGGGCAAACATAAAAACCGCTCTTGAAAACTTTTTCAATCCCAAATACCAGAAAATAAAAGCCGATTACGGAACGGTTCAGAATTTATTTGACAACCAAAGTGAGCAATTCACCAATGAGCAATATACCATATTAGACGCCACCGGATGGAATGACGGCACAACGACTATCACTTCAGGCTGGGCAACGGTAAAATACAATGGAGGCACAGCAGGTGATGAAAGTGATTATGATCTTAGGGAGTATGAGCAAGGTTTAGAATTTTCAGCAACCGCCAACCAATACGGACAGCACCCGGCTTTTTCAAGTCAGAACGAGGCTATTATTTGGCTTCTAGGAAACGCAGTTGGTGAAGCTCCTAATAATGCTCCTACTATTTCAGGAGTTCCCGATGTAACACAAACAGAAGGATATTCAAGTTTCACGGTTGATCTTTCTGCCTATTCTTCCGACCCTGACGGGGATGCCTTGACTTATGATGCAAGTTCAGCAGACACCAATTTAGCAACGGTAAGTGTTAGCGGTTCAATCCTAACAGTAACCGAAGTTGCAGGTTCAGGAACGGTAAATATTACGGTAACTGTTGATGATGGACTTGCAACCGGACAAGATGTGTTTTTGTTGACCGTAGATGCGGCAATAACAGGAACACAATTAAACACTCCTACAGGAATGACAGCACAATCTTCAGGGGGTGATGCAATAGATATATTCTGGAACGATACAAATTCATAAAATGGCACAAGAAACAAATATATTATTACAGGTAAGTGATGACGGCTTAAGCTGGTCTGATCTGGTTACCCTTACTAATGGTTCTGTATCTCATAGACATGAAGGGTTAGCACTTGGAACTACTAGGTATTACAGAACTATTGCAAAGGGTGACGGGGTAAATACTTTAGACAGCCCACCTTCAGCATCCGTAAGTGTGGCTTCTGGATTTGTACAACGGTATCAAGATGTTTTAGATTACGCCAATGCCAACGCCATAGGAACACCGTCATTCACGCAAAACCTGATTAATGACCGAATAGTAAGGAACTTAATAAAAGAAGGGATTTTACACGAAAGCGACAAAACCCAGGATAAAACAGACACTCTTTGGTACTTTCAACAGGAAGCAGGAACGCCTTATGAGTTTTTGACCTTAAACTGGATTGATCCTACAAAACACCGATTGACCAACGCAGGAACAGAAGATTTAGATTTTGTTGGTGGCTCAGGATTCAAAACCACAGGAACTACAAAATGGTTCAATACTAACTACACTCCTTCTACAGATGCTGTTCATTATGGGGCGAATGATAGTTGTGTCGTTTTTAAAACCTTTGATATTCCTACCACCTTTGCCGGGGAATCAAAAATCTTAGGAGCCAATAATGCTAACGATACCCATACTCAAATATCAAACACCCCTGATTCTACTTTATTACTGAAAGTAAACGGAGATTACGGAGCAGTAGCGGAAAACAGCTTTACTATTAGCCAGTCATTAATAAATGGAACATTTGCAGTTAGTGACGAAACGACTTCTCATAAAAAGCTTTTTAGAGATGGTAGTTTGCACCTGGAAAAGAGTAATAATTTTGGTGGGAATTTACCCAATATCCCTATTTACTTATTTGCTGTAAATACAGGATCAGGGCAAAATTCAACAGGAGTGTCGAGGGGGTTAGGTTTTGTGAGTTTTGGTTCTTCCATGCTTTATGCCCAGGATATTTTGAATAACATCCTGAACAACACTTATTTTTTTAAAGAAAACACTACTCCTGGAGAATTAAAAATCACCGCAGCAAATAGTGTTCTTCCTTCATTATATTATCCTAAAGTAAAAATAGCTGAACCTTATAAGGCTTTATTTCCCGGTATTACTAAAAAATATTTAATTCTTTACTCCACAAATCACGCAGGGGATGGGGCAACATCCGATCCTTCAAATGGTGCGATTTTTTGGGGGCAAGCAGATCATCCGAATTTAGATGGTTTTGAGGAAGGTGGAGTGATAACTTCAGGTTATCAGTCTGAAACTCCTGATTGTCTGATTAATCCAAATGACCCTAATGGAGAAACATTCTGGCTTTTTTACCATCCTGGCACTACTTATCCAGGTGCAGGTGGTATTCAGCAAACAAGGCTTTGGACTACTTCAGGTGGGAATACTCCTCATGAGGCAACTTATACTGATAGAGGTACGGTGCTAGGAATTACAGCAACTGAAAATAGTTACAGTGTTCCACATTTAGGTTATCCAGAGTGCTATTTAGAAGATGACGGAAGCATAACTGTTATTCATACAGTAAAAGGCTATGAAAGTGCCACAAGTTCAGGAATCACAAAAAAAGGAATTAGCACTTGTCCTGGTAATAATTACACATTTACGCGAACGGTTCAGGACGTGGATATAACATCTTTTATGCCCTATTTCAGATTACTCCATGCAAGCCCATCGTTATTTTTTGATAGAAATGGTATTCAATATTGCGTAGCTAGAAATGCAATATGGGAAGTTACAAACCTCCAAAATTACAGTGATTCGGTTAAAATATCAGTCTATCAATGTGACGGGAATTATCAGCCTACCGCATTAATAGGTAATATCTCAGGACCTGATAGCGGGAATAAAAACAGTAACGCAGGTTATTATATTGAAGGAGATACCCTGTACGTTTATTATATTATGGGTGCTACTGATTTGTATGTAGGTACTTGGGACTTAAAAAACTTAGACTAATGAAAACACTACTTATAGCAATAGCATAATTTAAAATAAATAACATGAAAACACCCATTTACTTTTTATTGACGCTTTCCCTGCTTTTAGTAGGATGTGCGAAAGATGATGTGAACGTCCCAGAGGCGAAGACCTATGCGAAATTTGATACTTCGCTGAAAGCTCACGACAAAGCCGGTGCAACCGCGCTTTATACCGATGATGTGATCAACATTACATTTTTACCGGGCACTACTGCTCAATCAAAAACACTTTTTAGAAGTGTGATCTCCGATTTTGAAGCAAACCTTTCTGTTCGTTTCAATGAGGTCTATGCCGCCGATGAAAAGATTAAGCTCGGCAGCCTGCATAAAGGTGATGTGGTAGCCATCAAAGGAAACACCGGTAACATTATAGGCCGTACCGTAATTACACCCGATAATGAGGTGAGAGATGCTTATAATTTAGCCCCGGCGATCAGCGATTCAGAACTTGTCATCAACTTTAAGACCGCTAGTTTTACCGACCTCGTTATTAAATACACAATGGACGGAAACTACGTAGAAGGTCAGGTTGACAATGGTATACAAGCATGGCAATACGGTGAATTTGCTTATGTAGATAACACGCTTACTAAAGTCAGAAATGAAACTATTTCAATAGGCGGTTTTCCAACTGAGCGAATGCATGTACCTGCATGGGCAACACTGGGAAAGACCAGAGGCGATTCTATATGGAATGATGAGATTTTGTTTGCAGAATCACTGGATCAGGAAACCGTTGCACGATTACTCGCCTATGAATTAGGACAGGAATCGGCTTTGGATGGCCCGGTAAACTTTGAGGAATT
This genomic interval carries:
- a CDS encoding Ig-like domain-containing protein, with the protein product MTIADIKAKITAWIRTGIPNNVKSSNVRTLLSWLAIRVDVQETGRLRIIKISGNTSEDLQKGDKVTGIVEDTFMFNGVYLGGDINLLSSYSVNNYATIADLYPTDRLLESSYKWKENYTYTVLWVRYVKNGVINRIDFNQDIPLDAPDAQDRIDRIVFNIDTLSLEVVKGDPAPVPSPKAINENQKQITFVPVKTGTTQPEGVGETVVYAENAQELGGEFDTSVSDASIDPNNAEDPATGSKAIKFNNVPNLAYLDLDTSTAFSNADASLLVLSIKCINNKKHKLAIEFRTQAGTSLSSFNLEDGVLGFDRSNLTDYQVIAIPLDGLSITNSDRIRITNLTTGSSLFIDDILIQKGTPNTTTSGAFLPTGGFVGTAQELKDQIDAIGANPGVTTVTGDGVDNTDPDNPVLSFPNADQVDDSSTTNKFVTQAEKDKLAAISNPILLKGQWDPNSGAFPSNVKAGWSYIVSGTATVDGIEFGIKDRIIALVDNASTTTYADNWFHDDYSDTSYQSELTTAGTKATPVDADIFGYLNSAASNILVKFTWANIKTALENFFNPKYQKIKADYGTVQNLFDNQSEQFTNEQYTILDATGWNDGTTTITSGWATVKYNGGTAGDESDYDLREYEQGLEFSATANQYGQHPAFSSQNEAIIWLLGNAVGEAPNNAPTISGVPDVTQTEGYSSFTVDLSAYSSDPDGDALTYDASSADTNLATVSVSGSILTVTEVAGSGTVNITVTVDDGLATGQDVFLLTVDAAITGTQLNTPTGMTAQSSGGDAIDIFWNDTNS